CGTTTGTCAGTTGTAAGAAGGTCGGCGTCGCGGAGCACGCGCAGATGCTGGCTGACCGCGGCCGGAGTTATCTCCAGTCGGGCCGCCAGGGCATTGACACAGAGAGTGCGTTCCTTGAGCAGCTGAATTATTTTCACTCTGCTGACGACGGACAGCGCTTTAAAAATTCTGGCCAGTTTACCGGCACTTTGCATTAACCGCCCCTATTTAAGTATCTGCGCAGACAATACTGCATTTTTCACGAAAAGTCAATTAATATTAAAAAACTCTTCAGTTTATATCCTGTACCAGTGTTTTCTAAGTAATTTTGATCTGATAAACGCAAAAAAAGCCGAATCAGGCATAAAAACGATTCAAAGGCTTGAAATCATCCGCCAAATGTGTATACTCGTTAGAGCTTTATCTCTAGCACCGAAGTATTCTGGTTCCCTCTCCAGTGATCAGGACGAAGGATAGCTATGTTTTCCAGAGCCTGGACAATTCTTCTCTGCTCACACAACGGACGCCGTCGCGGTCAAGTTCACCTGACATTCCCGGGGCTTTGTATCTTGCTACTGCTTGCAGCTGCGATGCTTTATTTCCCCGGCAGGGCTGTGGTGGCGGCGCTGTACAAGGCCAGAAACATTCACGCTCTGGCCAGGCTGGAGGAACAGAACAGACAGCTCAGGGCGGAAGTGGTAAAGATCGACTGGGAAATTGCATTGCTGGCTGAGCGGTTTGACTCCATGCAGGACGAGAACCAGATTTACCGTCAGATTGCAGGGCTCGACGAACTGGAACAGGAAGTGCTCGAAGTGGGTATCGGTGGTGTAACTCTGGATTTCGACGACGACCTGATGGAATTCGACAGCAGGCTGGCTCGCAGAATAAGCCGTCAGGATTTGACCGTCGATGAACTGCTCCGGCGGGCTGGTCTTGCGCGGCAAAGCATTCAGGATTCCTATACGAGGGTCAGTGAAGTTTCCCGCCGCTGGAGCCACCTGCCGTCGATCACTCCCACCTCCGGATACATCTCCAGTACTTTCGGGCGCAGGATACATCCGCTGTTTCGTCAGATGCATTACCATACCGGACTCGATTTTTCGACTTCATCCGGTGAGCCGATTTTCGCTCCCGCCGACGGGAAAGTTGTGCACAGCGCCAAAAGCCAGGGACTGGGCCTGACGATAGTGCTGGATCACGATTTCGGCATCAAGACCATTTACGGCCATTGTTCCCGGCTGACTGTCAAGTCCGGCCAGGAAGTGCACCGCGGAGACGTCATCGGTTTCGTCGGCCGCAGCGGGATTACCACCGGGCCGCACCTGCATTACGAAGTCCATGTCAACGGCCGGCCCAAGAATCCGTTCCCTTACCTTCTGGACCTGTTCCCAGAACGCCTCTGAATGATGCTGGACTGGTTGATTATCGGAGGCGGGGGATCCCCGCGCGGCACCCATCTGTCACTGGTCCTCCTTGAACGCCTGGGCGTCAAACGGCACGCCCTCAGGGTCCTCGATCCGCACGAGCAGCCTCTTGCCCGCTGGCCGAACTGGAACTCGGTCCTGTCGCCCGAAATATTTCCGGTACCCGTCACGCCGGCCAGAGGTTATTCAGCTTCCTCCGCAATTGAAATTATTCTGTTTTATTTGATAACAGCCCGCTTATCATTGTAACTTTCATCTAGCTGAGAAAAAATCTGCGTTCAGGATACCATTTTATGCTGGCTTACATTTGCACCTGGAGAAAAATTATCCTGTCAGGAGTGAAGTTCGGAACCAACCGGTCCAAGGAATCGCGTTCCATGCGACTGCCCGCAATTCTTATCGCTACGCTTGCACTGTTCAGCCCGGCGCTGCAGTCTCTTGAGGCGGGAGTTGATTTGTCCGCCGGTTTTTCGATAGGATGGCCCACGGGACAGATCAATGACTATGCGTTCGGCGCGGTGGGCGTGGGCGGAACCGGCCGTTTCGGCGTGGATCTCGGCGACAACCTGGCCCTGTTCGGACAGTTCAGCTATATCGACCTCGGTCTGGAGCAGGGCTTCATTCCCCGTGACATAACCAATTCCACGCTGGCGCTCGACGTAGCCACCGATTTCTATTTCATGCACATCGGCCCCGGTTTCACTTTCAAGAAAAAAAGAGGCAACCTTCGCCCCTACCTCGACCTGTTCGGTGGAGTGACCGTTCACTCAACCCTCAGCAGGGTTTCCAGCCGCAACATCCAGCCCGCTCTCGTCGAATACAGTAAAACGGAGGGCACAACCTGGCACGCGGGTCTCGATATCGGTCTCAAAATGATGATCTGGACTCACTTGCATCCGCGTGGCGAACAGTTTATTGAGGACATTTTTCTGGATCTGCGGCTGGGTTATCTTACCGGCGGCAATATCGAGGTGCTGGACTGGCGGCAGACCAGATTTTTCGCCGGTGAACTCCATTTGAAAAACCTTGGATCGAGAACCGATATGCTGCTGGCCACTATCGGGATAAGTATCGCCTTTTAGCCGTCCAGGCGTCTGGCATCGCAAACTGGCGGGAGCGGTGATGATTAGCAAAACCTCCGGTTTAAAAAGATCGTCAATGATTGCGGGACTGTTTATCGCAGTCGCGGCCATGGTTATCATCAGCTGCCACTCGCTGCCTCCGCTGGCTCCGGTGTCAGCCAACCAGAAAATCAGTTTCAACCCAACGGTCGTAACCTGGCAGGAAGCTCAATCCAGGAGTCCCCTCCTCGGCGACTGGTACCGTAACGGTGAACTCAGTCTGATTATCGCCGCCGATTCGCTGAACGTGGAGGGAACGCGGGTGACGAGCTGGATGCTGGACAATTACGAATCCTTTTACAGGGTGACCTATGAAGTCGAGATCGGTTACGTTTCATTATATCTTAACCTGATATCCGACGATTCGCTGGCAATGGCCTATACCGACGGGCAGGCGGCGACTGCGGCGGAAGCGCATCTGCTCGAACTGATCAACTTATGGTACGTGCTGACATCCTCGATCCTCTGGATACCGACCGGAGTGCCGGGTGAGTTGTTCGGGTACTGGCATGTCGACGATAACGTCATGGAGCTGCATATCACCAGCCAGCAAGTCACGATCAGCGGAGTTGAGTGGGATATAGAGAGCGTGGAAACCAACTACAATGTTGACCGCATCCTGCTTGCCCGCGGCGACACACACATGGCCCTCTACTTCAGAAACCTGCAGATAACGACGGTCGAAATGCTGTTGAGCCAAACCACGGCCGATATCCAGGACCGCTACGGTCAGATCGAGGGCGACTGGAGGCTGCTGACTAAGTGGCAGCAGATTTATTGACAAAGAAATTGACGCCGCAGATCAGCAGAAAATGAAACATTTTTTTCATTCTGTTGTATTTATCTTATAAGCCAACTTCCGACAAAGCATGCGGCAGGTACTACAGCCTTTTCCCAATTAATTCAGGAAATGCATCGGCTCCGTCTAAATGGCAGTTGATGAGTAGCGCCACCAATAACAGCAAACAAGTTATCAGACCACAACTGCGTATTCCGGAAATCTCACCCGTGTCTGGAGACTGCCCGCCATGCGCCATGCGTTCAGCAAGCTTCTCCCGCTCGCGATTCTTCTGATCTCTTTCGGTCAGCTCCAGGCTAAGCTGGATGTTACCGCCGACGCCACTCTCGGCTGGCCCACCGGTAAACTCAGTGACTACTCGTATGGAGCCATCGGGATCGGAGGCACTGTCAGGGCGGCGGTAAAGCTCAACAGCTATGCCAAAGTTTTCGTGCAGGGACGCTGTCTCGATCTGGGACTGGATACAGGCTTTACACCCAGGGACAATTACTATTCTGATTCCAACCTGGATATTGTAAGCGATTCCTACATGATCAGTGTGAATCCCGGTATCTCGCTGGGGAAAAACTTCGGCGGCGTTATCCCCTATATCAGTTTGATGGGCGGGTTGACATATTACGCCTCGCTCAGCAGGATCAGCAGCCGGGAGATCGCAAGTTTGACCATGTTGATGGAAACCAAAGGCACCACCTGGCAGGCCGGGGGCGGTTTCGGTGCCAAAATCCTGCTCTGGGCGCCGGACGACCTCGGGCAGGCGCGGCTGGTGGACTCGGTTTATTTCGATTTCCGCTTCGAATATTTCATCGGTGGAGACGTGGAGTACCTGGACATTCGCAGCGTAAGGTTTTCATTCAACAAATTGCAGTACGACAACGCAATCTACGGAAGCGAGATGCTGACGGTCAATATCGGCATGGCTGTCAGATTTTAACCATCCACTCCTGCCACCTTCCTGGCGCGGGATGATCGGCGGAGGCTCTCGTGGACAATGAACTGGCTGCAACAGGGCGATGGCGTCCGAACCTTTTCCTTCCCCTGTTCTCCGTGTGTGTAATTATTCTCGGTGCATGCAATTCCCTGCCGCCGGTTGCACCCGTGGATGACGACAGCGAGTATTTCGACCCGAGGTATCTTACCTGGCAACCTGCAACAGAAACTTCCCCGTTGAACGGCGACTGGTTCCGGGACGGAGAATTGTATCTGGAGTTCGGCCGGGATTCTCTCTACATCGGCAGCAGTACACCTGCTTCGTGGGCCGTGGATGAATCAGGGGCCTATTACCGGCTGACCTATCAGCTCGGGTCTCGGTATTACACCATCTATCTCGCTCGGATTTCTCCCGACTCTCTTCGAATCCTGTATTCCGACAGACCTGTCGATAATCCCGCACTTGTAGACTCCATCCCTGCCTCCGGCGACTGGCTGGTGCTGACAAACAGAATATTTTGGCAGTCCCGCACGTTACCCTCGGAGATGCTGGGCAACTGGCATGTGAGTAATGGAGTCATGGAAGTTACAATCGGGCAGGACCAGGTGGTACTTGACAGCGCTGCCTGGTCGCTGGATTCGGTACAGTCCAATCGCGGGGCCGACAAGCTGGTGTTGAGCAGGAAAGATTCGACAATTGCGCTCTATTACCGGTACGCAACTCCACTGACAATGCAGCTGCTGCCAGCCGGTTCAACCGAGAATATCCAGGACCGCAACGGATACGTACTCGGAAATTGGCGGTTTCTGAAGAAATGGTATGATATCCTGGAGGTTTTCAATTGGCGCGACGGTGCCCGGTTCGAATATAATTATGAGTTTACCTCACTTGTCTCCGAGGTATCAGCTGCCACGGTGGTCGAATGGGGCATTACCACCCGGGACAGCCTTGAAGTGACACGCACGATGACCGGGAAAATGAACGTCGCTGTCAGCGGGGAAATCTCGGGTAACGAACAAGGAGCATTGTATATTAACGTTCAATTCGATATTAGCGAAGACAGAGGGAGATACTTTTATTCACAGGTTACGTATTCTAACTTTGTCGGCCGCAGAGTCGATCGGCTTGCGGACTCATCCTGGGCAGGGCCGCGTGATATTGCCGAGACGAACTACTCGGTCATCATGGTAAACGATACGCTGTGGAGCGTAACCGATACCGGCAGGGAATTTATCTCTCCGCGGACAGTTGACCTCTATTCCCTGTTCAGCCTGCATATGTTCGTCTACCCGTTCGACCCGCCTTTGCAGCATTTTCCCGACTCAATGGGTCTTGTCGGCCCGCTGAAGATCCCCACGGAGCCGCTGCCGGTACCAATCACTTTTTCGCTCGATGGAGCGGGGTTGGTCCTCCACCCCCAATCCCCTCGTTATGGAGAAAAGCACTCTTATTCCACGTTGACTGCAAACAGGGGTCTGGAGAACGTACACTACTATCTCAAAAAATATAACGGACGAGATTTTTTGCCCTTTTTCCCCCCTTCAGGTGAAAACCCTTATCATCGTGAATTTAAATTCAAATGTAGCCTGGACAATTAAAGCCTCTGATAAACCGCTAGTTCGCCGAAACTTCCAGCATAAACTCTCCGTTGTCCGTGGCCGGGTTATCGATTCTTACCGACAGCAGATATATCTTGTAGTATGGTTCCCAGCGCTGCGGCGGGTGTTCTCCCCCGTACCAGCGCAGGGGGTACACTCCCTGACGCAGAACCGCGGGTAATCCTGCCGGCAGGCTCAAGCGCACCCTGGTACCCATTGTCGGGCTGATCAGCTCGATACTTTCTTCCACCCCGGTTAATTCGGAGTCCTCGTACGGCTTACCGTCCACCAGGATCGAACCGTCGTAGAACGAGATCAGCGGCAGCTGCACGAACAGCTTGCGTGTGTTGAACAGGTCGTGGCTGTATTCGATTTTCAAGCGGCTGTCGTCCAGCGGCACCACCGTAAAACCGACATCGCCCTGGGCGAACGAGGCGGTCAGCTTCTGACGGTCCACCGTGATCTCGTCGCGGGTATCGCGCGGGATATAGACAGCCCGCTTATCGTGCCAGCTCTCCCCGCTGATTATCCTGCCCCACTCGACATCCACTCCGGCGTGGCCGGTGACCACGTGAAAATTAGCCAGCGGGATATCGATCTCGCGCAGGTTGTGGCCGCCGCCGATAATCAAGCCCGCGTCCTTGTGCCATACGTCCAGCCGGCTCTGGCGCTCCAGCCTGTAAATACTCTGCACCTGGCGCGGGATATCCGAGTCAATAGCGCTCATAGCCACCATCCAGCCGTGATTGCGCGCCACTCCCCCGTCGAACGTTTCCCCCTCTTCCACCATCAGGTNNNNNNNNNNCAGCATCCTGGGGAAGAGCCGAGGAGGGCGCCCCGGGACGCAGGCTCAGGTACTCGTCCATCTTGAACGCGATCCCGAAATACTCGTACCAGTCCGAGAGGTTGTAGTGCCGGAAGTAGGGGTCGAGCAACCCCCAGCGCTCACGGGTGCGGAACAGCCTGCGGTTGATCGTCTTGCCCAGCGGCCAGCGGTCGAACCCGTAGAGCAGCATCCCCTCGTAGCCCAGCGACCAGCTCTGCCGCCCGTCGAACGTGCCGATCGGGGTCCCGTCCGGGAAGCTGTAACGGATCAGGAAATCGGCCAGTTTCTTGCTTGCGTCCAGCGTTTTCCTGTCGCCGGAGTAATCGGCGAACAGCAGCATGGCCTGCACCTGGACCTGGGAGTATTTCATCGACGGGCCGTGGTGGGGCCCCTCGTCGAAATAGCCCAGTTCTTTCTGCACCCTCAGCATCTGGTGCATCAGCCGCATGCCCATCTCGCACCACTGCGGCTCATCGAACACCTGGCCCGCCCGGTAGATCGCCAGGCAGTTCCAGGCCTCGTGGTTCCAGCTCGTGTAGAAAAACGGCCGGAACGCCCTGAGCGAAACGTAATAGGCCGCATAGTCTTTCCACGCCTGTTTGCGCTCCGCGTCCAGTTCGTTCTCCAGCAGGCTGTATACCTGGCAGAGGTTGTACATCGGCCACTCGAGGGTACTCTGAATCCTGGCAGTGTAATCTCCTATCGCCACCGCGTTGCTGAAGAGTTTGCTGTCGCCGTGGTAGGGGTTGAGCGGATGTTCGTTGACATACAGCCAGGCCATCGGATAGCATGGCGTGAGCGTATGCTCGTTGGGCATTTTCGCATAGGTTACCCCGGGCCGGGCAGGGTCCATCTCCTCGATAGCGATCTCGACTAGGCCCACCAGCTGCCTGATCATGGCGTCAGCGAGTTCCCGTTCCTCATTGGCCGGAGCGGCATTCAGCCGGCAAACCATCGTCAGCAGCAGTATTGCAGTTATTTTAAGCAGCATCGGAGTCTCCCTGTTTTCTCGGCAACAAGCCTCAGTTCACGGACATATCGGTGATCAGATCGATCAGTCGCGCTCGAATCCCGTCAGAGTATTCACAGTAGTCTTCCAGGCTGGTCCCCCGGGGCAAAGCGCTCCGGTCCCGCACTCCCCGTCGACGGCCCGTGGTGACCGACTCCAGGATACTTTTCAGGCGTTCCCGGCCCTGCTGATGCAGCGACCCTGACGCATTTTCCACAGCAAGCTCCGCGGTGGCTGCATAGCGGAGATCGTCGCGGCCCTCGCGGATAGCCTCCCAGAACGTCGAACGAACCAGTTGGTTGGGATCGTCCGGGTGCATGTAGACGACGCAGTTGTCGGGATTGTAGTACCAGTAGTTGTACATCCAGAAGAAGCCCCCTTCCGCGCCCGCGCTCCACACCTGAAGACCCATTGAATGGCGGATTCCGAAAAGGTTGCGCATGCCGCCGTAGATCCAGTACCCTTTAGCGTACTGTTCAGAGAGTTCCTTCATGGCCGTAAAATCGCCGTTGGCCACGATAATATCCATCTGGTCGAGCATCATCTCCGCCTCTTCCCGCTCGTCCATCACCACCCCGTAGACCCTCTGCTCCGGCATCGCCTGCTTGATCATCTCGTAACGGTTCCTGGCCCGGTCCAGCAGTCTCTCGGTGGGTTCGTCGTAAATCAGGATAATCAGCTCCTGGGTATAGCCCATCTCGTCCCAGTGGGCGCGAAGTTGTCTCAGGCCCTCGATGAATAATTTATCCAGCACGGGGCTGACCGCAGGTGCGATTATCCTTTTGCCTTTAATTGCCTCGCTCGTATCAACTTTCAGGCCGAATTCCCGGGCGATCCTGACTTCGTAGAACAGGTGGCTGTCGTTACCCAGGCTGACAACCACCGGACCTTCCATCCCACCCGCTTCGATCTCGCCCATGATCTCGTCCATCACGGAGAAATCCATCGCCAGCCCGTCCCCGTCGCGCCGGATCTTGATCGGCACAGGGTCCCAGCGCCAGGCGCTGCGGTCCATCAGGTCCGTGGGAATGACCGCGTACTCCCAGGTAAAAAACTGGATGGCGTCCAGCCCGTGCCGCTTCATGTCCGCGTACCAGCCCGGAGGCAGGTCGATCAGGTACATGAACGCTCCTCCGGTGGTGGGACTTTCGGCCAGCTCGAACGGCAGCACCTCGCAGTTGACAGGCAGTTCGAGCGCAAAGCCGTCCCGCTCTACTTTCACGGTTGCGCCGTACCTGCCCGCCGCGGTTCCTTCGGGCGGACGGACCGTGATCCAGAAAAACTCAGTCACAGCGCTGTCGAGCTGCACTGGATTGGCGAACTCGTGAAGGCGGTTCGGGCGGGTGGTGTCGGCATAGGCGGCCACCCTGTGAATTTCGAGCCAGCCCGAGGGTATCGCCTGCGGTCCGTCACCGGCCCGCACGGTAACCTCGACCCCGACCGCCGCATCGCTCCTGAGCGCGAAAACGGCCGGTTCGTACTCGCCGGGGGTGGTTCGCATCTCGAGAGAGCTTTCGACCTGAGCCGGAGCGGCGGCCGACCGCTCGAACGGGACCAGCCAGGAATGAGGCCAGATATCGAGACCGGGCTTTGCAGCCGGCGCACAACTTACGATCAGTGCCAGTACGGCAGCGAACGAAATCGTTTTCATCTGTGTCCTCCAAAACATAAAGTGATTCTGCTCCACGTATGATAAGGAGT
The nucleotide sequence above comes from Candidatus Glassbacteria bacterium. Encoded proteins:
- a CDS encoding M23 family metallopeptidase; this translates as MFSRAWTILLCSHNGRRRGQVHLTFPGLCILLLLAAAMLYFPGRAVVAALYKARNIHALARLEEQNRQLRAEVVKIDWEIALLAERFDSMQDENQIYRQIAGLDELEQEVLEVGIGGVTLDFDDDLMEFDSRLARRISRQDLTVDELLRRAGLARQSIQDSYTRVSEVSRRWSHLPSITPTSGYISSTFGRRIHPLFRQMHYHTGLDFSTSSGEPIFAPADGKVVHSAKSQGLGLTIVLDHDFGIKTIYGHCSRLTVKSGQEVHRGDVIGFVGRSGITTGPHLHYEVHVNGRPKNPFPYLLDLFPERL
- a CDS encoding winged helix-turn-helix transcriptional regulator; amino-acid sequence: MQSAGKLARIFKALSVVSRVKIIQLLKERTLCVNALAARLEITPAAVSQHLRVLRDADLLTTDKRGNSVHYQVNHETLEVWQRQVNVLLQLGDDS